The Dama dama isolate Ldn47 chromosome 23, ASM3311817v1, whole genome shotgun sequence genome contains a region encoding:
- the DEFB119 gene encoding beta-defensin 119 produces the protein MKFIFLFLAILLAMEPVVSEEECWMKGKCRLVCKNDEDSVTRCSNRKRCCILSRYLTIVPMTIDRMLPWTTPQVKQETES, from the exons ATGAagtttattttcctgtttcttgccaTCCTTCTGGCCATGGAACCAGTGGTATCAG AGGAAGAATGTTGGATGAAGGGAAAATGCCGGTTGGTGTGCAAAAATGATGAAGACAGTGTCACACGCTGCTCAAATCGTAAACGGTGCTGTATCCTTAGTCGTTATTTGACAATCGTACCAATGACAATTGATCGAATGCTCCCTTGGACCACTCCTCAAGTGAAACAAGAAACAGAGAGTTAA